A section of the Luteolibacter flavescens genome encodes:
- a CDS encoding PSD1 and planctomycete cytochrome C domain-containing protein has protein sequence MKALLPICSVSLLAIPSFLRAEEAGKVDFAKEVRPILSNRCFKCHGPDEGTREGGLRLDLREAALGEGDSGKIAIVPGKPDESEFMKRLHATDPDDIMPPASAKMEMSDKERDVLRQWIAQGAEYKEHWAFVAPVKAALPEGDAVHPIDQFIRKHLAEEKMKASPEAGKYQLIRRVSLDLTGLPPSPEETRAFIEDTSPDAYDKLVDRLLASPAYGERWARRWMDLARYADTNGYEKDRERSIWPWRDWVIRAINDDMPFDQFTIRQLAGDMLPDATPDDIVATGFHRNTMLNEEGGIDPLEFRYHAMTDRVATTGTTWLGMTVGCAQCHTHKYDPILHTEYFQFMAFLNNTEEIRYELPDATLAGREAARDKQVADLIAALPDKWPAPPPPAPKLTSVTSESGETAKVLPDQSALFSTPGANKDSYTLEFEAKDGVVDRIRLDALADAGIPSGGPGRTSHGNFVLSEIEVYVRTRQVGSEWQRVELAGASAAVEQPNFPVAHAIDGNPETGWAVQKDGTNLKSDKNATFTFKAPVDTRSTPYFMVKLVQNFGGSHTMGRVRLAVSGPEEPTHNGRNDAKLAYESWVERSRAATIPWTTLEPVKMESNEPVLTLEKDKSIFVSGDTTKDDRFVLTYKDFPAGTSSIRLEALSDKRLPAYGPGKTYYEGPSGDFLVYDVIVKADGKELKIASASSSNAASGGNAMLAIDEEDLTGWGPGGRFGEDCQAVFNLAEPLPAATELTIELRMGRHYAATLGKFRLSATTKQAKAPTQVLPYELELALASGDEAKIEAVRPALTRYFLLNSPELTAHTNPIRELLKPLPTTTTLAMEERDAAHPRKTFLHSRGEYTQPANEVKPDVPAFLPPMDPKEPKNRLGFARWLVSRTHPLTARVTVNRQWQAFFGNGLVKTIDDFGFQGEMPSNQPLLDWLAVDFMENGWSMKKLHRQIVTSATYKQSSKVTPELLEEDPQNRLLARGPRTRVEAEMVRDIALSSAGLLSKKMYGPSVRPPQPDSVTEAAYGGMSWPVSQGEDRYRRALYTFAKRSAPFASSLTFDAPTGEACIPRREMANTPLQSLVLLNDEVYFEAAQVLGKKVAALSATPEEKAKYIFERCLTRPPEVSEADTLVTFHREQLERLKSGELKTSELMPAGSTDDEAAWMTVARILLNLDETITRN, from the coding sequence TTGAAAGCACTCCTGCCCATCTGCTCCGTTTCGCTCCTTGCCATTCCTTCCTTCCTCCGTGCCGAGGAGGCGGGAAAGGTGGACTTTGCCAAGGAGGTCCGGCCCATTCTCTCGAACCGTTGCTTCAAGTGCCACGGCCCGGATGAAGGCACCCGCGAGGGCGGCCTGCGTCTGGACCTGCGCGAGGCCGCGCTCGGTGAGGGCGATTCAGGAAAGATCGCGATCGTCCCCGGCAAGCCGGATGAAAGCGAATTCATGAAGCGCCTCCACGCGACCGATCCGGACGACATCATGCCGCCCGCGAGCGCGAAGATGGAGATGAGCGACAAGGAGCGCGACGTGCTGCGCCAGTGGATCGCGCAGGGTGCGGAATACAAGGAGCACTGGGCCTTCGTCGCGCCGGTGAAGGCCGCGCTGCCGGAAGGCGACGCCGTGCATCCGATCGACCAATTCATCCGCAAGCACCTCGCTGAGGAAAAGATGAAAGCCTCGCCCGAGGCCGGGAAATACCAGCTCATCCGCCGGGTCTCGCTCGACCTCACCGGCCTGCCACCGTCGCCGGAGGAAACCCGCGCCTTCATCGAGGACACCTCGCCCGACGCCTATGACAAGCTGGTGGACCGCCTGCTCGCCTCGCCCGCCTACGGCGAACGCTGGGCACGCCGCTGGATGGACCTCGCCCGCTACGCGGACACGAATGGCTACGAGAAGGACCGCGAGCGCAGCATCTGGCCGTGGCGCGACTGGGTGATCCGCGCGATCAACGACGACATGCCCTTCGACCAATTCACCATCCGCCAGCTCGCCGGGGACATGCTCCCGGATGCCACGCCGGATGACATCGTCGCGACCGGCTTCCACCGGAATACGATGCTGAATGAAGAAGGCGGCATCGATCCGCTGGAATTCCGCTACCACGCGATGACCGACCGCGTGGCTACCACCGGGACCACCTGGCTGGGCATGACGGTGGGTTGCGCGCAGTGCCACACGCACAAGTACGACCCCATCCTGCACACGGAGTATTTCCAGTTCATGGCCTTCCTGAACAACACGGAAGAAATCCGCTATGAGCTCCCGGACGCGACGCTCGCCGGACGCGAGGCTGCGAGGGACAAGCAGGTGGCCGATCTGATCGCCGCGCTGCCGGACAAGTGGCCCGCACCGCCGCCACCAGCCCCCAAGCTCACCTCCGTGACCAGCGAGTCCGGCGAGACGGCGAAGGTCCTGCCCGACCAGTCCGCGCTCTTTTCCACCCCCGGCGCGAACAAGGACAGCTACACGCTGGAATTCGAGGCGAAGGACGGCGTGGTCGATCGCATCCGCCTGGATGCGCTGGCCGATGCCGGCATTCCATCCGGAGGTCCGGGCCGGACATCGCACGGGAATTTCGTCCTGAGCGAGATCGAGGTCTATGTCCGCACCCGGCAGGTGGGATCGGAGTGGCAGCGCGTGGAACTTGCAGGTGCCAGCGCCGCCGTCGAGCAGCCGAATTTCCCGGTGGCGCACGCCATCGACGGCAATCCCGAGACCGGCTGGGCGGTGCAGAAGGACGGCACGAATCTCAAGTCGGACAAGAACGCCACCTTCACCTTCAAAGCCCCGGTCGATACCCGCAGCACGCCGTATTTCATGGTGAAGCTGGTGCAGAATTTCGGCGGCTCCCACACCATGGGTCGCGTGCGCCTCGCCGTGAGCGGCCCGGAGGAGCCGACGCACAACGGCAGGAACGACGCGAAGCTCGCCTACGAATCCTGGGTCGAGCGCAGCCGCGCCGCCACCATCCCGTGGACCACGCTGGAGCCGGTGAAGATGGAGTCGAACGAGCCGGTGCTGACTCTTGAGAAGGACAAGTCCATCTTCGTCTCCGGCGACACCACGAAGGACGACCGCTTCGTCCTCACCTACAAGGATTTCCCCGCAGGCACCTCCTCCATCCGCCTGGAGGCTCTGTCCGACAAGCGCCTGCCAGCCTACGGCCCGGGCAAGACCTACTACGAAGGCCCGAGCGGCGACTTCCTCGTCTATGACGTCATCGTGAAGGCGGATGGCAAGGAGCTGAAGATCGCCTCCGCAAGCTCCAGCAACGCGGCGAGCGGCGGCAATGCCATGCTCGCCATCGATGAGGAGGATCTCACCGGCTGGGGTCCGGGAGGACGCTTCGGCGAGGATTGCCAGGCGGTCTTCAATCTGGCCGAGCCGCTACCCGCGGCGACCGAGCTGACCATCGAGCTGCGCATGGGCCGCCACTATGCAGCCACGCTCGGGAAATTCCGCCTGTCCGCCACGACCAAGCAAGCCAAGGCACCGACGCAAGTGCTGCCCTACGAGCTGGAGCTGGCACTGGCCAGCGGGGATGAGGCGAAGATCGAGGCGGTGCGCCCGGCTCTCACGCGCTACTTCCTGCTGAATTCGCCGGAGCTGACCGCTCACACGAACCCCATCCGCGAGCTGCTCAAGCCCCTGCCGACGACCACCACGCTGGCGATGGAGGAGCGCGATGCCGCGCACCCGCGGAAGACCTTCCTCCACAGCCGCGGTGAATACACCCAGCCCGCGAATGAGGTGAAACCGGACGTGCCGGCCTTCCTCCCGCCGATGGACCCGAAGGAGCCGAAGAACCGCCTCGGCTTCGCCCGCTGGCTGGTCTCCCGCACGCATCCCCTGACCGCACGCGTCACGGTGAACCGCCAGTGGCAGGCCTTCTTTGGCAATGGCCTGGTGAAGACGATCGATGACTTCGGCTTCCAGGGCGAAATGCCCAGCAACCAGCCGCTGCTCGACTGGCTCGCCGTGGACTTCATGGAAAACGGTTGGTCGATGAAGAAGCTCCACCGCCAGATCGTCACCAGCGCCACCTACAAGCAGAGCTCGAAGGTGACGCCGGAACTGCTGGAGGAAGACCCGCAGAACCGCCTGCTCGCCCGTGGCCCGCGCACCCGCGTGGAGGCGGAGATGGTGCGGGACATCGCCCTCAGCTCGGCGGGCCTGCTTTCCAAGAAGATGTATGGCCCCTCCGTCCGTCCGCCACAGCCGGACAGCGTGACCGAGGCCGCCTACGGAGGTATGTCCTGGCCGGTGAGCCAGGGCGAGGACCGCTATCGCCGCGCGCTCTACACCTTCGCGAAGCGCTCGGCTCCATTCGCCTCCTCCCTCACCTTCGACGCGCCGACCGGTGAGGCCTGCATTCCCCGCCGCGAGATGGCGAACACGCCGCTGCAATCGCTGGTGCTGCTGAATGACGAGGTCTACTTCGAAGCGGCCCAAGTGCTGGGCAAGAAGGTCGCCGCCCTCTCCGCGACGCCGGAGGAAAAGGCGAAGTATATCTTCGAACGCTGCCTCACCCGCCCACCGGAAGTCAGCGAGGCCGACACCCTCGTCACCTTCCACCGGGAACAGCTCGAACGCCTGAAGAGCGGCGAGCTGAAAACCTCCGAACTGATGCCCGCAGGCTCCACCGACGATGAAGCCGCATGGATGACGGTCGCCCGCATCCTCCTCAATCTCGACGAAACCATCACCCGCAACTGA
- a CDS encoding DUF1501 domain-containing protein has product MNCHNSFFARQHTPGNDVSRRWFLRECGLGVGKMGLASLMGDALIRNAAAAVPTNSIGPIGANYAGKAKSVIHLFMAGAPSQLDLFDPKPELAKLDGKPLPPSVTNGQRLAFIKPDAAVMSSRFKFAQHGQSGAWVSDLLPYTAKIADDLCFVKSVKTDQFNHAPAQIFFNTGFLQPGRPCIGSWVTYGLGSLNNNLPSFVVLSTGAGVSGGAANWSSGFLPTVHSGVRFRNSGDPILNTASPRGVDDRLQRRTIDAVSQLNKMQLASVGDPEISTRIAAHEMAFRLQHSAPELTDLSGETEATLKMYGIEDIRKPSYARACLLARRMVERGVRFINIYHEGWDAHSDLSGNHKEMCKATDQASAALVTDLKQRGLLDETLVVWGGEFGRTPMVETNPTLGRALGRDHHPSAFTVWMAGGGIKGGVSYGETDDLGYHVVDKAVHVHDLQATILHCLGIDHERLTYFFAGRHFRLTDVHGHVVKDIMA; this is encoded by the coding sequence ATGAACTGCCACAACTCTTTCTTCGCCCGTCAGCATACGCCCGGCAACGACGTCAGCCGCCGCTGGTTCCTCCGCGAGTGCGGGCTCGGCGTGGGCAAGATGGGCCTCGCTTCCCTGATGGGGGACGCGCTCATCCGGAATGCCGCCGCTGCCGTCCCGACGAACAGCATCGGACCGATCGGCGCGAACTACGCGGGCAAGGCGAAGTCGGTCATCCACCTCTTCATGGCCGGTGCGCCGTCGCAGCTCGATCTCTTCGACCCGAAGCCGGAGCTGGCAAAGCTGGACGGCAAGCCACTGCCGCCGTCCGTGACGAATGGCCAGCGCCTCGCCTTCATCAAGCCGGACGCCGCGGTGATGTCGTCGCGCTTCAAATTCGCCCAGCACGGCCAGAGCGGCGCGTGGGTGAGCGACCTGCTCCCCTACACGGCGAAGATCGCGGATGACCTGTGCTTCGTGAAGTCGGTGAAGACCGACCAATTCAACCACGCACCGGCGCAGATCTTCTTCAATACCGGCTTCCTCCAGCCCGGCCGGCCGTGCATCGGCTCGTGGGTCACCTACGGCCTCGGCTCGCTGAACAACAACCTGCCGTCCTTCGTGGTGCTCAGCACCGGCGCGGGCGTCAGCGGCGGCGCGGCGAATTGGTCGAGCGGCTTCCTGCCAACCGTCCACTCGGGCGTGCGTTTCCGGAATTCCGGCGATCCGATCCTGAATACGGCCAGCCCGCGCGGCGTGGACGACCGGCTCCAGCGCCGCACCATCGATGCGGTCTCGCAGCTCAACAAGATGCAGCTCGCCAGCGTGGGCGATCCGGAGATCTCCACCCGCATCGCCGCGCATGAGATGGCCTTCCGCCTCCAGCACAGTGCGCCGGAACTCACCGACCTCTCCGGCGAGACCGAGGCGACGCTGAAGATGTACGGCATCGAGGACATCCGGAAGCCCTCCTACGCCCGCGCCTGCCTGCTCGCCCGCCGCATGGTCGAGCGCGGCGTGCGCTTCATCAATATCTACCACGAGGGCTGGGACGCGCACTCGGACCTCTCCGGCAACCACAAGGAGATGTGCAAGGCCACCGACCAGGCCAGCGCCGCGCTCGTCACCGACCTGAAGCAGCGCGGACTGCTCGATGAGACGCTCGTCGTGTGGGGCGGTGAATTTGGCCGCACGCCGATGGTGGAGACGAATCCCACGCTGGGCCGCGCGCTTGGCCGCGACCACCACCCGTCCGCCTTCACCGTGTGGATGGCCGGCGGTGGCATCAAGGGCGGCGTGAGTTACGGCGAGACCGATGACCTCGGCTACCACGTCGTGGACAAGGCCGTCCACGTCCACGACCTGCAGGCCACCATCCTGCACTGCCTCGGCATCGACCACGAGCGCCTCACCTACTTCTTCGCCGGCCGCCACTTCCGCCTCACGGACGTGCACGGCCATGTGGTGAAGGACATCATGGCGTGA